TAGCAGGAGGATGGACCTTCGGACTACTCCAGAGGAGAGGCATCTAATCGACCGCGCGGTCGAAGCATGCTCGACCGATCTTACTGACTTTGTCATTTCACACGCATGTGAGGCCGCCCAACGTGTGCTAGCCGATCGGGACAATTTTGCCCTTGACACCGCAGCACTTGAAGAGTGGAGCAGAATGAATGCTAGACCAGCAAGGGATCTCCCAGGTGTTCGCCAAGTCCTTCAGCGCCCGTCTCCCTTCATCGAGTGAGCACGAGGTATAAGCCACCAGAACTCCTCTCGCCCAGTCATGATCTAAGCCAGTTCCATTGTCGTTCCACGGAACAAACCGACTGGTTGCGCAGGCACGCCCTCCAATCAACCTCTAGCGGCACAACACGAGTCTTTGTGGTAACACAACAGTCGGGCAACTCGGTTGTAGCTTACTACGCATG
The Ferrimicrobium acidiphilum DSM 19497 genome window above contains:
- a CDS encoding DUF1778 domain-containing protein; this encodes MSTTSRRRSRRMDLRTTPEERHLIDRAVEACSTDLTDFVISHACEAAQRVLADRDNFALDTAALEEWSRMNARPARDLPGVRQVLQRPSPFIE